The region AGAAGGTAGATAAGTAATATTGATTAAGCTCTAATTTCAAAGCGACTCTTGCTAGGCTTGTAACGGCGATTGAAATTATATCCCTTTTATTAAATCTAATTATTTTAATGTTAGAATTAATAAGTATATGTCTGGAGAATCTTTGATGAAATTCACAGTGGCTCAACTTGAGTGGGTAAAAAAATTTTATAATCCTACTTTTATAAGATTTGTGATAGTTGGCACTCTAAACACGCTTATTAGCTACCTTGTATATCTTATTCTATTAAATGTTACAACACTTAACATTGCGTATTCTATTACTTATTTATTAAGTGTTGTTACCTCTTATTTACTTAATTTAATTTATGTATTTAAAGAAAAACATTCTTTTAAAAAGAGCCTGCAATTTCCTCTAATCTATGTGCTACAGTTTATTTTTAGCGTAATTTTATTGAATTTTTTTGTTTATTTTTTGGGCATGAATGAAAAGATTGCGCCATTACTGATTATTTTACTTTTTGTACCGTTTACCTATTTTCTCATGCGGATCATTCTAACCAAAAGTTAAAGCACACGTTATAATTAGCCGGCTTGTTCTGGATAACCGGGTGGCCTTGGCCCACGAGAAATATCAAAGGGATTTGGTGATTTGTAAGCATCTGCTTTACTATCCTGAGGGAGAAAAACTTCTTGTTTTTGTGCAGTTTGGGCCAGATCTAACTCCACTTTTTTTGTAGGAATTAAATTTTTATCCATTAGTCTTGTAACAAAAGCATCGTAGTATTTTGATGAATCACCACGAAAAGAAATACTTAATTTATTATCTACCCGAATTAATGTGGCATTAAGCTTAATATTTTGATCGCTCAATTCTTTTCTAAATTGTTTAAATTCATTGTTTATCGCATCATATAGAGTTGCAAGGTCCTTTTGTTCATCTGTATCAAGTAATTTATTTTCTTGAAAAGTAATCAAGCCTTGGGATAAATTCAAAGATAAAAATACAAGGGCTAAATCGTTCTTATATAAATATAATAGGTCCTCTTCGAGAGATTCATGCCAGATTTCACTAGCTTCTAAAAATGAAGATAATAACATTCCCTCTATAAGGGAGGGTTTTAAATTGAGTGAAAGTGGGCTTTCGTTCTCATATAAATCACCGGGATCACGTCCTGATAACTTATCTTCGTTACCAGAGCCACCACCTCCGCCGCCACCCCCATGGCCTTGGCAACTACTTAAGCCAAGTACTCTACACATATTACAAGGGTTATTTTCAATAGCTTTAGCTTTTAATTCTTTTCTATCTCCATTTTCTAACTTGGGTGGAGTACCAAGTGCTGATAACGTAGCCATGTCTGCTTCCTTAATACTTTACTAATGTTATGATCTTAACCTTAATTAGAGGTTTACTTAGG is a window of Legionella busanensis DNA encoding:
- a CDS encoding GtrA family protein, whose translation is MKFTVAQLEWVKKFYNPTFIRFVIVGTLNTLISYLVYLILLNVTTLNIAYSITYLLSVVTSYLLNLIYVFKEKHSFKKSLQFPLIYVLQFIFSVILLNFFVYFLGMNEKIAPLLIILLFVPFTYFLMRIILTKS